In Strigops habroptila isolate Jane chromosome 6, bStrHab1.2.pri, whole genome shotgun sequence, a single genomic region encodes these proteins:
- the MRAP2 gene encoding melanocortin-2 receptor accessory protein 2 translates to MSALRLISNRTSQQALSNSDYTWDYEYYEYGPVSFEGLKAHKYSIVIGFWVGLAVFVIFMFFVLTLLTKTGAPHQDNAEPSGKRFRMNSFVADFGRPLESERVFSRQIAEESQSLFHFCINEVEHLDKAKQNQKGPGLESNTHFQEAPKSSGMFEEDLHCLTKFNIPNFVNAEQNSSLGEDDLLISEPPIISDSRSVMQSSHRILD, encoded by the exons ATGTCTGCCCTGAGGTTGATTTCTAACAGAACCTCCCAGCAGGCCTTGTCTAACTCTGATTACACCTGGGACTATGAGTACTACGAGTACGGACCAGTGTCGTTTGAAGGCCTGAAAGCTCATAAAT ATTCCATTGTGATTGGATTTTGGGTTGGTCTTGCGGTTTTTGTCATCTTCATGTTTTTTGTCCTGACCCTGCTGACGAAGACAGGAGCACCACATCAAGA CAATGCAGAACCTTCTGGAAAAAGATTTCGCATGAACAGCTTTGTGGCAGATTTTGGAAGGCCTCTGGAGTCGGAGAGGGTCTTTTCTCGTCAAATAGCTGAAGAATCCCAGtcacttttccatttctgtattaATGAAGTGGAACATTtggacaaagcaaaacaaaatcagaaaggtCCAGGTTTGGAGAGTAATACCCACTTCCAGGAAGCTCCTAAGAGCAGTGGTATGTTTGAGGAAGACCTACATTGTCTTACAAAATTTAACATTCCTAACTTTGTGAATGCTGAGCAGAACTCTTCACTAGGTGAGGATGATCTCCTCATCTCAGAGCCACCAATCATTTCAGACAGCAGATCAGTCATGCAATCATCCCATCGGATCCTTGACTGA